The Chitinivibrio alkaliphilus ACht1 genome includes the window GACAGCTTCGGGAATTTACCCTGCAGGAGTGTACATGGAAAGATGTTGAGGAAGAGTCTATTTATGAGGTCTATGATTTAAAAACAGGTTATTACTCCTTCGCTGCTCCCATGGCTGTTGGTGCTCTCCTTGGTGGAGCAGAAGAACAGGTTGTATCTTCTTTGGAAGAGGCTGGTCTTTATTTAAGCCGTGCCTTTCAAATTCGCGATGATTATCTTGATATTGTTTCTTCCTGCAAAGTTGCGGGTAAACGCCCTCATGGGGATATTGTACGAGGGGTAAAAACAATTCCTCTTCTCTATCTGTACAACAATGTATCTGGTACTGATCGCCCTTTTATTCATCAAATATTAGAAGAAAAGAAACTGTGTGAAGGTACGGTAGATCGTTTTTTATGTATTGTAGAGGATAGCAAGTTACGAGAGTACGTACATGAGTGTGAGGAGATATATCTACAACACGCTTTTGCTCTTTTTACTTCTCATATTCCTGAGTGCCTCGAAAAAAAACAGCTTTTTCATCTTTGTGAAACCCTTTTTACTCGGGAGTGATCTCATGAGAATCGTTATACTCGGCGCAAATT containing:
- a CDS encoding polyprenyl synthetase family protein, which translates into the protein MMNLDRQLEIQHEALRNERDLFIATLEKNPRYSSLSRAYRDSFSSYLRNPGKQFRSLFFILSCSSFLPGENGSFPYYSAALAIDMMHDFILIHDDLVDGAHRRRGEPTVDSKIYELQAGKKEQARHGALILGDLLYSLSLHLFTSGVRSSARGIDAVSRICEAAVETARGQLREFTLQECTWKDVEEESIYEVYDLKTGYYSFAAPMAVGALLGGAEEQVVSSLEEAGLYLSRAFQIRDDYLDIVSSCKVAGKRPHGDIVRGVKTIPLLYLYNNVSGTDRPFIHQILEEKKLCEGTVDRFLCIVEDSKLREYVHECEEIYLQHAFALFTSHIPECLEKKQLFHLCETLFTRE